Proteins from a single region of Lelliottia sp. JS-SCA-14:
- the surA gene encoding peptidylprolyl isomerase SurA gives MKNWKTLLLGIAMVANTSYAAPQVVDKVAAVVNNGVVLESDVTGLMQSVKLNSGEAGQQLPDDATLRHQILERLIMDQIVLQMGQKMGVKVTDQQLDEAIANISKQNNMTLDQMRSRLAYDGISYATYRNQIRKEMLISEVRNNEVRRRVTILPQEVDQLAKQVGSQNDASTELNLSHILIPLPENPTSDQAAEAESQARSIVDQARNGSDFGKLAISYSADQQALKGGQMGWGRIQELPSIFAQALSTAKKGDIIGPIRSGVGFHILKVNDMRGQSQSISVTEVHARHILLKPSPIMTDDQARVKLEQIAADIKSGKTSFANAAKEFSQDPGSANQGGDLGWAAADIYDPAFRDALMKLNKGQMSAPVHSSFGWHLIELMDTRNVDKTDAAQKDRAYRMLFNRKFSEEAATWMQEQRASAYVKILSN, from the coding sequence ATGAAGAACTGGAAAACGCTGCTGCTCGGTATCGCTATGGTTGCGAACACCAGCTATGCCGCGCCACAGGTTGTTGATAAAGTCGCCGCCGTTGTGAACAACGGTGTAGTACTTGAGAGCGACGTTACTGGTTTAATGCAATCTGTGAAGCTCAATTCGGGCGAGGCAGGTCAGCAACTTCCCGATGACGCCACGCTGCGCCATCAGATCCTCGAACGTCTGATCATGGATCAGATTGTGCTGCAGATGGGTCAGAAAATGGGTGTGAAGGTGACCGATCAGCAGCTCGATGAGGCCATCGCTAACATTTCCAAGCAGAACAACATGACGCTCGACCAGATGCGCAGCCGTCTGGCTTACGATGGCATCAGCTACGCGACCTACCGGAATCAGATCCGCAAAGAGATGCTGATTTCTGAAGTGCGTAACAACGAAGTGCGTCGTCGCGTAACCATCCTGCCTCAGGAAGTGGATCAGCTGGCGAAGCAGGTTGGCAGTCAGAATGATGCCAGCACCGAGCTGAACCTGAGCCACATCCTGATTCCTCTCCCGGAAAACCCAACCTCCGATCAGGCGGCTGAAGCGGAAAGTCAGGCGCGCTCTATCGTAGATCAGGCGCGTAACGGCAGTGACTTCGGCAAACTGGCAATCAGCTACTCTGCTGACCAGCAGGCGCTGAAAGGCGGCCAGATGGGCTGGGGTCGTATTCAGGAGCTGCCGTCTATCTTTGCGCAGGCGCTGAGCACGGCGAAGAAAGGCGACATTATCGGTCCAATCCGTTCCGGTGTGGGCTTCCACATTCTGAAAGTGAACGATATGCGCGGCCAGAGCCAGAGCATTTCTGTGACTGAAGTTCACGCTCGTCACATCCTGCTGAAGCCGTCTCCGATCATGACTGACGATCAGGCGCGCGTGAAACTGGAGCAGATTGCTGCGGATATCAAGAGCGGTAAAACCTCGTTCGCCAATGCCGCGAAAGAGTTCTCTCAAGATCCTGGCTCTGCAAACCAGGGCGGCGATCTGGGCTGGGCGGCAGCGGATATCTACGATCCAGCCTTCCGCGATGCGCTGATGAAGCTGAACAAAGGCCAGATGAGCGCGCCGGTTCACTCCTCCTTCGGCTGGCACTTGATCGAGCTGATGGATACCCGCAACGTGGATAAAACCGACGCGGCGCAGAAAGACCGCGCTTACCGTATGCTGTTCAACCGTAAGTTCTCTGAAGAAGCGGCGACCTGGATGCAGGAACAACGCGCCAGTGCTTACGTGAAAATCCTGAGCAACTAA
- the djlA gene encoding co-chaperone DjlA, whose product MQYWGKIIGVAFALLMGAGFWGIVLGLIIGHMFDKARSRKMAFFANQRERQALFFSTTFEVMGHLTKSKGRVTEADIQIASVFMDRMSLHGESRVAAQNAFRIGKADNYPLREKMRQFRSICFGRFDLIRMFLEIQIQAAFADGSLHPNERDVLYVIAEELGISRMQFDQFLRMMQGGAQFGGGYQHQQQSAGGGWQQAQRGPTLEDACNVLGVKATDDATTIKRAYRKLMSEHHPDKLVAKGLPPEMMEMAKQKAQEIQKAYELIKEQKGFK is encoded by the coding sequence ATGCAGTATTGGGGTAAAATCATTGGCGTGGCGTTCGCTTTATTGATGGGCGCAGGGTTCTGGGGCATCGTGCTGGGCCTCATTATCGGGCATATGTTTGATAAGGCGCGCAGCCGCAAAATGGCCTTCTTTGCCAACCAGCGCGAGCGTCAGGCACTCTTTTTCTCCACCACCTTTGAGGTGATGGGGCATTTAACCAAGTCGAAAGGGCGCGTTACCGAAGCGGACATTCAGATTGCCAGCGTGTTTATGGATCGCATGAGCCTGCACGGTGAGTCACGCGTTGCCGCGCAAAATGCGTTTCGTATCGGCAAGGCGGATAACTATCCCCTGCGCGAGAAAATGCGCCAGTTCCGCAGCATCTGTTTCGGCCGTTTTGACCTCATTCGGATGTTTCTCGAAATTCAGATCCAGGCGGCGTTTGCCGACGGTTCTCTACATCCGAACGAACGCGACGTGTTGTATGTGATTGCCGAAGAGCTGGGCATTTCCCGCATGCAGTTCGACCAGTTCCTGCGCATGATGCAGGGCGGGGCGCAGTTTGGCGGCGGCTATCAGCACCAGCAGCAGTCTGCGGGCGGCGGCTGGCAGCAGGCGCAGCGCGGTCCGACGCTCGAAGATGCCTGTAACGTGCTGGGCGTGAAAGCGACCGACGACGCGACCACCATCAAACGCGCCTATCGCAAGCTGATGAGCGAACATCACCCGGATAAACTGGTGGCCAAAGGGTTACCGCCGGAGATGATGGAGATGGCGAAGCAGAAAGCGC
- the lptD gene encoding LPS assembly protein LptD codes for MKKRIPTLLATMIAAALYSQQGMAADLASQCMLGIPSYDRPLVQGDTNNLPVTINADHAKGNYPDNATFTGNVDINQGNSRLQADEVQLHQKQPEGAAEPVRTVDALGNVHYDDNQVILKGPKGWANLNTKDTNVWEGDYQMVGRQGRGKADLMKQRGENRYTILENGSFTSCLPGSNTWSVVGSEVIHDREEEVAEIWNARFKLGPVPVFYSPYLQLPVGDKRRSGFLIPNAKYSTSNYFEFYLPYYWNIAPNMDATITPHYIHKRGNIQWQNEFRYLTQAGSGLMELDYLPSDKVYQDEHPTEGDRHRWLYYWQHAGVMDQVWRFNVDYTKVSDPYYFNDFDSKYGSSTDGYATQKFSVGYAIQNFNATVSTKQFQVFSNQTRSTYGAEPQLDVNWYQNDVGPFDTRVYGQAVHFVNTNSDMPEATRVHLEPTINLPLSNDWASLNTEAKMMATHYQQKNLDTYNARYGTDLEESVNRVLPQFKMDGKLIFERDMNLASGYTQTLEPRMQYLYVPYRDQSKIQNYDSSFLQSDYSGLFRDRTYGGLDRIASANQVTTGVTTRVYDDAAVERFNVSVGQIYYFTEARTGDDNINWEKDNKTGALVWAGDTYWRMTDRWGLRGGLQYDTRLDNVATSSASIEYRRDEDRMVQLTYRYASPEYIQATLPNYATADQYKDGIAQVGGAASWPIADRWSIVGAYYFDTNTSKPADQMVGLQYNSCCYALRVGYERKLNGWDTTNNQSKYDNVIGFNVELRGLSSNYGLGTQQMLRSNILPYRSSL; via the coding sequence ATGAAAAAACGTATCCCCACCCTCCTGGCCACCATGATCGCCGCCGCTCTGTACAGTCAACAGGGCATGGCTGCCGATCTTGCCTCGCAATGTATGCTGGGCATTCCAAGCTATGATCGCCCACTGGTGCAGGGTGATACCAATAACTTGCCTGTCACGATTAATGCCGACCACGCGAAGGGGAATTACCCTGATAACGCGACCTTCACGGGTAATGTCGACATTAACCAGGGTAACAGCCGTCTGCAGGCGGACGAAGTTCAGTTGCATCAGAAGCAACCCGAGGGCGCGGCTGAGCCCGTCCGAACGGTGGATGCTCTGGGCAATGTGCACTATGACGACAATCAGGTCATCCTGAAAGGTCCGAAAGGCTGGGCAAACCTGAATACTAAAGATACCAACGTCTGGGAAGGTGATTACCAGATGGTGGGTCGCCAGGGGCGCGGTAAAGCGGACCTGATGAAACAGCGCGGCGAAAACCGCTACACCATTCTGGAGAACGGCTCCTTTACCTCCTGTCTGCCGGGTTCCAATACCTGGAGCGTGGTCGGGAGCGAAGTGATCCACGACCGAGAAGAGGAAGTCGCGGAGATCTGGAATGCGCGCTTCAAACTCGGCCCGGTGCCGGTGTTCTACAGCCCCTATTTGCAGCTTCCGGTTGGCGATAAGCGTCGTTCAGGCTTCCTGATCCCGAATGCCAAATACAGCACCTCGAACTATTTTGAGTTCTACCTGCCGTATTACTGGAACATCGCGCCCAACATGGACGCCACCATTACGCCGCACTATATCCATAAGCGCGGCAATATTCAGTGGCAGAACGAGTTCCGCTATCTGACCCAGGCGGGTTCCGGTTTGATGGAACTGGATTATCTGCCATCTGACAAGGTGTACCAGGACGAGCATCCAACAGAGGGCGATCGCCACCGCTGGTTATACTACTGGCAGCATGCGGGCGTGATGGATCAGGTGTGGCGCTTCAACGTCGACTACACCAAAGTCAGCGACCCTTACTATTTTAATGATTTCGATTCTAAGTACGGTTCCAGTACTGACGGCTATGCGACGCAGAAATTCAGCGTCGGTTATGCCATCCAGAACTTTAACGCCACGGTATCGACCAAGCAGTTCCAGGTCTTCAGCAACCAGACGCGTAGCACCTACGGTGCTGAGCCGCAGCTGGACGTGAACTGGTATCAGAATGACGTCGGTCCGTTTGACACTCGCGTCTATGGTCAGGCCGTACACTTCGTGAACACCAACTCCGACATGCCGGAAGCCACGCGTGTGCACCTTGAGCCGACGATCAACCTGCCTTTATCTAACGACTGGGCGAGTCTGAACACCGAAGCCAAGATGATGGCGACCCATTATCAGCAGAAGAATCTGGACACGTATAACGCCCGTTACGGCACCGATCTCGAAGAGTCCGTTAACCGCGTGCTGCCGCAGTTCAAAATGGACGGCAAGCTGATTTTCGAACGTGACATGAACCTGGCGAGCGGGTATACCCAAACGCTGGAGCCGCGCATGCAGTACCTGTATGTACCGTATCGCGATCAGAGCAAAATCCAGAACTACGACTCCTCTTTCCTCCAGTCCGACTATAGCGGCCTGTTCCGCGATCGGACTTATGGCGGCCTTGACCGTATTGCTTCCGCGAACCAGGTCACCACCGGTGTGACAACTCGCGTATATGATGATGCTGCGGTTGAACGTTTTAACGTTTCTGTTGGTCAAATCTACTACTTCACCGAAGCACGTACCGGTGATGACAACATTAACTGGGAGAAAGACAACAAAACGGGTGCTCTGGTGTGGGCGGGCGATACCTACTGGCGTATGACCGATCGCTGGGGTCTGCGCGGTGGTCTGCAGTACGACACACGACTGGATAATGTCGCGACCAGCAGCGCCAGCATTGAATATCGCCGTGATGAGGACCGGATGGTGCAGTTGACCTACCGTTACGCCAGCCCGGAATATATTCAGGCGACGCTGCCAAACTACGCCACCGCCGATCAGTACAAGGACGGTATTGCGCAGGTCGGTGGTGCGGCAAGCTGGCCGATCGCCGATCGCTGGTCAATTGTGGGCGCTTACTACTTCGACACCAATACCAGCAAGCCAGCAGATCAGATGGTTGGTTTGCAATATAACTCCTGCTGTTACGCGCTTCGCGTCGGTTACGAACGCAAGCTTAACGGCTGGGATACCACGAATAATCAGAGCAAATACGATAACGTCATTGGCTTCAATGTCGAATTGCGCGGCCTGAGCTCCAACTACGGCCTGGGCACGCAGCAGATGCTGCGCTCGAACATTCTGCCATATCGTAGTTCCTTGTAA